The Streptomyces aurantiacus genome includes a region encoding these proteins:
- a CDS encoding CynX/NimT family MFS transporter yields MMGRMTGEETRTTMAPPIRSSAHDADLRPPVTRAWMTRLVIVGIVLTALNLRPAITSLGALLEEVRDGLGMSGSVAGLLTSVPPLCFAVFGVMAPRLARRFGPAAVVCAGMLAIGAGLAVRPFAGSTAGFLAASALALMGIAVSNVLMPVIVKRWFPDRVGSMTGLYSMALALGTASAAAVTVPMTRALGGAWQSGLAVWAGLAAVAVLPWIPLARARGTALSAERVPAAASGSAQEAAPLRITRSRTAWALAVFFGLQATAAYITMGWMAQIFRDAGVPAGTAGLLLAVTMVMGVPLAFVIPRLATRMPHQGPIVVALGLCGFVGYAGLYLAPAGGAWAWALLLGVSNCAFPLALTMVGMRARTGAGVAQLSAFAQSTGYLISIPGPLLVGVLYQHSGGWGLPIALMTGLMVPQIVVGVLAGRDRTVEDEAAR; encoded by the coding sequence ATGATGGGGCGCATGACTGGCGAGGAAACCCGGACGACGATGGCACCACCGATACGCAGCTCCGCGCACGACGCGGACCTCCGGCCGCCCGTCACGCGCGCGTGGATGACGCGCCTGGTGATCGTCGGCATCGTCCTGACCGCCCTCAACCTGCGTCCCGCCATCACCAGCCTCGGCGCCCTCCTCGAAGAGGTGCGCGACGGACTCGGCATGAGCGGCAGCGTCGCCGGCCTCCTCACCTCCGTACCGCCCCTGTGCTTCGCCGTCTTCGGCGTCATGGCACCGCGCCTCGCCCGCCGTTTCGGACCCGCCGCCGTGGTCTGCGCCGGCATGCTGGCGATCGGTGCGGGCCTGGCCGTCCGGCCGTTCGCGGGCAGCACGGCCGGCTTTCTGGCGGCCAGCGCCCTCGCGCTCATGGGCATCGCGGTCAGCAACGTCCTCATGCCGGTGATCGTCAAGCGCTGGTTCCCGGACCGGGTCGGCTCCATGACCGGCCTCTACTCCATGGCCCTCGCCCTCGGCACCGCCTCCGCGGCCGCCGTCACCGTGCCCATGACACGGGCCCTGGGAGGCGCCTGGCAGTCGGGTCTCGCCGTCTGGGCGGGCCTCGCGGCCGTCGCGGTCCTGCCGTGGATCCCCCTCGCGCGGGCCCGGGGCACGGCCCTGTCCGCCGAGCGCGTCCCCGCCGCGGCCTCCGGATCGGCGCAGGAGGCCGCTCCGCTGCGGATCACCCGGAGCCGTACCGCCTGGGCCCTCGCCGTGTTCTTCGGGCTCCAGGCCACCGCCGCGTACATCACGATGGGCTGGATGGCGCAGATCTTCCGGGACGCGGGTGTCCCGGCGGGCACCGCCGGACTGCTGCTCGCGGTCACGATGGTGATGGGCGTGCCGCTGGCCTTCGTCATTCCGCGGCTGGCCACCCGGATGCCCCACCAGGGACCGATCGTGGTCGCCCTCGGCCTCTGCGGCTTCGTCGGCTACGCGGGCCTCTACCTCGCTCCGGCGGGCGGCGCCTGGGCCTGGGCCCTGCTGCTCGGCGTCTCCAACTGCGCGTTCCCGCTGGCCCTCACGATGGTCGGCATGCGGGCCAGGACCGGCGCGGGGGTCGCGCAGCTGTCGGCCTTCGCGCAGAGCACCGGGTACCTCATCTCGATCCCCGGCCCGCTGCTGGTGGGCGTGCTCTACCAGCACAGCGGTGGCTGGGGACTGCCGATCGCCCTCATGACGGGCCTGATGGTCCCGCAGATCGTGGTGGGCGTCCTCGCGGGCCGCGACCGCACCGTGGAGGACGAGGCCGCGCGGTGA
- a CDS encoding SGM_5486 family transporter-associated protein, with protein sequence MPVLDPNPQNGQKKMLLVFGAFLLIFVVIGVIASIASP encoded by the coding sequence ATGCCCGTGCTCGATCCGAACCCTCAGAACGGCCAGAAGAAGATGCTGCTCGTCTTCGGCGCGTTCCTTCTCATCTTCGTGGTCATCGGCGTCATCGCGTCGATCGCCTCCCCCTGA
- a CDS encoding SixA phosphatase family protein, whose product MSVAEPRRIVLFRHAKADWPDVPDHERPLAERGRKDAAVAGRKLADSGIPFDLALCSTAVRTRETWKLAVHELPHRPKTVYEERLYEASPGQLIAVLNETPDDVRNALLIGHNPGVQGLADILADRSEDDAQERLSRHEFPAAAFAVFSFTGSWKSLEPGAATLVEHWDPSE is encoded by the coding sequence ATGAGCGTCGCAGAACCCCGCAGGATTGTCCTTTTCCGGCATGCGAAGGCCGACTGGCCCGACGTGCCCGACCACGAGCGTCCGCTCGCTGAGCGGGGCCGCAAGGACGCCGCCGTCGCCGGACGCAAGCTGGCCGACTCCGGCATCCCCTTCGATCTGGCCCTCTGCTCCACCGCGGTCCGGACCCGCGAGACATGGAAGCTCGCCGTCCATGAGCTCCCGCACCGGCCGAAAACGGTCTATGAGGAGCGGCTCTACGAGGCCTCACCCGGCCAGCTGATCGCCGTACTCAACGAAACCCCGGACGACGTGCGCAACGCCCTCCTGATCGGGCACAACCCCGGAGTGCAGGGCCTCGCGGACATCCTGGCCGACCGGTCCGAGGATGACGCGCAGGAGCGGCTGAGCCGCCACGAGTTCCCCGCCGCCGCCTTCGCCGTGTTCTCCTTCACCGGCTCGTGGAAGAGCCTGGAGCCCGGCGCGGCCACGCTGGTCGAGCACTGGGACCCGTCCGAGTAG
- the serB gene encoding phosphoserine phosphatase SerB produces the protein MSSSQTSDVPTLLVKIFGKDRPGITAGLFDTLAAYSVDVVDIEQVVTRGRIVLCALVTHPPAGLEGDLRATVHSWADSMRLQAEIISGHGDNRPRGHGRSLVTVLGHPLTAESTAAIAARITGTGGNIDRIFRLAKYPVTAVEFAVSGTEPEALRTALVTEAAALGVDIAVVAAGLHRRAQRLVVMDVDSTLIQDEVIELFAAHAGCEDEVAEVTAAAMRGELDFEQSLHARVALLEGLDASVVDKVRSEVRLTPGARTLIRTLKRLGFQVGVVSGGFTQVTDDLKERLGLDFAQANTLEIVDGKLTGRVTGEIVDRAGKARLLRRFAAEAGVPLTQTVAIGDGANDLDMLNAAGLGVAFNAKPVVRQAAHTAVNFPFLDTVLYLLGVTREEVEAADMHVD, from the coding sequence ATGAGCTCATCGCAGACCTCTGACGTTCCCACTCTCCTCGTCAAGATCTTCGGCAAGGACCGTCCCGGTATCACGGCCGGGCTCTTCGACACCCTTGCCGCCTACTCGGTCGACGTGGTCGACATCGAGCAGGTCGTCACCCGTGGCCGGATCGTGCTGTGCGCGCTCGTGACACATCCGCCGGCCGGTCTGGAAGGCGATCTGCGGGCCACGGTGCACAGCTGGGCCGACTCGATGAGGCTGCAGGCCGAGATCATCTCCGGGCACGGCGACAACCGGCCGCGCGGGCACGGCAGGTCGCTGGTGACCGTCCTCGGGCATCCGCTCACCGCGGAGTCGACGGCCGCCATCGCCGCCCGGATCACCGGGACCGGCGGCAACATCGACCGTATCTTCCGGCTGGCCAAGTACCCCGTGACGGCCGTCGAGTTCGCTGTCTCCGGTACGGAGCCCGAGGCGCTCAGGACCGCCCTGGTGACCGAGGCCGCGGCTCTCGGCGTCGACATCGCGGTGGTCGCCGCCGGGCTGCACCGGCGGGCGCAGCGCCTGGTCGTCATGGACGTGGACTCCACGCTCATCCAGGACGAGGTCATCGAGCTCTTCGCCGCACACGCCGGCTGCGAGGACGAGGTCGCCGAGGTGACGGCGGCCGCGATGCGCGGGGAGCTGGACTTCGAGCAGTCGCTGCACGCGCGCGTGGCGCTCCTCGAAGGGCTCGACGCCTCCGTGGTGGACAAGGTGCGCAGCGAGGTGCGGCTGACGCCGGGCGCGCGCACGCTCATCCGTACGCTGAAGCGGCTCGGTTTCCAGGTCGGGGTCGTCTCGGGCGGGTTCACGCAGGTGACGGACGATCTCAAGGAGCGGCTCGGGCTCGACTTCGCCCAGGCCAACACGCTGGAGATCGTCGACGGGAAGCTGACGGGCAGGGTCACCGGCGAGATCGTGGACCGCGCGGGCAAGGCACGGCTGCTGCGCCGGTTCGCCGCGGAGGCGGGCGTACCGCTCACTCAGACGGTGGCGATCGGTGACGGCGCCAACGACCTGGACATGCTCAACGCGGCCGGCCTGGGGGTGGCCTTCAACGCCAAGCCGGTAGTGCGCCAGGCGGCGCACACCGCGGTGAACTTCCCCTTCCTGGACACGGTCCTCTACCTGCTCGGTGTGACGCGGGAAGAGGTCGAGGCGGCGGACATGCACGTGGACTGA
- a CDS encoding streptophobe family protein — protein MSDGSVGHGRRVPLGDVLLSSIAAVSWALIGMAGVAALGLHLLGADAEASLGPMTAAVVALGAGGSVTPSGDVSAFGLDGAQAETALQITPLGVSLVGALLLSWFFLRSLHGAGAVIAPAELLARAGTVAALFVAMLGGLAWAGHDIITIDGGSLGLDELPGGGLPDAVEVPGLGDIGGLLPDRLGDLAEANAQVGFTVETVPTLLGGLGWVLGVLVIALLASRRTPLPPGWTAVHRLVRPAVSALVTVVLVAVLAGCAAAAYAALGDDNPKRIAGAALLGAPNGVWLGIPIGLFVPWDGKATGPFLQFLPDPMDDLLKFSEQPVTLGRLAELDSRVWLLGVAAALMMLFAGVLTAARTPFVRERGVLGFAGRCALRLAVVTASAMPLLAWLTEVSVDASLSVLGIDAFDSGIELRGQLGMALLLGALWGAGAGAAGALLACATGAAGRQAAPQARVGAGTGSGAPYAEAAGEAGPYHPGTPFRPANPDTNPYLRLPDELREPGPGRGPGARTPGAPSSPGGQAPGGRLPGARPPDDVYGARTVAGPFIPPPPPPAGPGSRHRSRSSQDGPPPPPDELPPPPPPRKPGGRR, from the coding sequence ATGAGCGACGGGTCCGTGGGACACGGCAGGCGCGTGCCACTGGGTGATGTGCTGTTGTCCTCGATCGCCGCCGTGAGCTGGGCGTTGATCGGGATGGCGGGCGTCGCGGCACTGGGCCTGCATCTGCTCGGCGCGGACGCGGAGGCCTCGCTCGGGCCGATGACCGCGGCGGTTGTGGCGCTCGGGGCGGGTGGTTCGGTGACTCCCTCGGGTGACGTGTCGGCTTTCGGCCTGGACGGCGCGCAGGCCGAGACGGCCCTCCAGATCACGCCACTCGGTGTGAGCCTGGTGGGCGCGCTGCTGCTGTCCTGGTTCTTCCTGCGTTCCCTGCACGGTGCGGGAGCGGTGATCGCACCCGCCGAACTGCTCGCGCGGGCGGGCACGGTGGCCGCTCTCTTCGTGGCGATGCTGGGCGGTCTCGCCTGGGCGGGACACGACATCATCACGATCGACGGCGGTTCGCTCGGGCTCGACGAGCTGCCGGGCGGCGGGCTGCCCGACGCCGTGGAGGTGCCCGGGCTCGGCGACATCGGCGGCCTGCTGCCGGACCGGCTCGGGGATCTCGCGGAGGCGAACGCCCAGGTGGGCTTCACCGTCGAGACGGTACCGACCCTCCTCGGCGGCCTGGGCTGGGTGCTCGGCGTCCTGGTGATCGCGCTGCTGGCCTCGCGCCGGACCCCGCTGCCGCCCGGCTGGACAGCGGTGCACCGCCTGGTGCGTCCCGCGGTGTCCGCGCTGGTCACGGTTGTGCTGGTGGCGGTCCTGGCGGGCTGCGCGGCGGCGGCGTACGCGGCTCTCGGCGACGACAACCCCAAGCGGATCGCCGGCGCCGCCCTGCTCGGGGCGCCCAACGGGGTGTGGCTCGGCATCCCGATCGGGCTCTTCGTGCCGTGGGACGGGAAGGCGACGGGTCCGTTCCTCCAGTTCCTGCCGGATCCCATGGACGACCTCCTGAAGTTCTCCGAGCAGCCCGTCACGCTCGGCAGGCTGGCCGAACTGGACAGCCGCGTATGGCTGTTGGGGGTCGCCGCGGCCCTGATGATGCTGTTCGCGGGCGTCCTGACCGCGGCGCGCACGCCGTTCGTACGGGAGCGGGGCGTCCTCGGTTTCGCGGGTCGCTGCGCGCTGCGGCTGGCGGTCGTGACCGCGTCGGCGATGCCGTTGCTGGCCTGGCTGACGGAGGTGTCCGTGGACGCCTCCCTGTCCGTGCTGGGCATCGACGCGTTCGACTCCGGGATCGAGCTGCGGGGGCAGCTGGGCATGGCTCTGCTGCTCGGTGCGCTGTGGGGCGCGGGAGCGGGGGCGGCGGGCGCGCTGCTCGCGTGCGCCACGGGCGCCGCCGGCCGGCAGGCGGCTCCGCAGGCACGGGTCGGGGCGGGCACCGGGTCCGGTGCCCCGTACGCGGAGGCCGCCGGGGAGGCCGGGCCCTACCACCCCGGAACGCCGTTCCGGCCGGCGAACCCGGACACGAACCCCTATCTGCGGCTGCCCGACGAGCTGCGGGAGCCCGGGCCCGGTCGGGGACCCGGCGCGCGGACCCCCGGTGCTCCTTCCTCCCCCGGCGGGCAGGCTCCCGGCGGGCGGCTCCCCGGCGCCCGGCCGCCCGACGACGTGTACGGGGCTCGGACGGTGGCCGGGCCCTTCATCCCGCCTCCCCCGCCGCCGGCCGGTCCGGGGTCTCGGCACCGCTCCCGGTCGTCGCAGGACGGGCCGCCTCCCCCGCCGGACGAGCTGCCGCCCCCGCCCCCGCCGCGGAAGCCGGGCGGACGGCGATGA
- a CDS encoding ABC transporter ATP-binding protein/permease, whose amino-acid sequence MGHGVPELVLELNGRTWTLDASRPYTLGRDPQGDVVLDDARVSWRHATISWGGRSWVIEDHGSTNGTFVQGQRIHQMEIGPGSAVHLGNATDGPRLSLSGAAAAAPQAQQQPYAAQGAPAAGWAQQAPPPQQPAPEQGWQQPQQGGHIPQQQGPGGGAGAPPVYGDRSPTTFHQMSLGRVMRIGRALENELVVSDLQVSRHHAEFHATPDGRYEIRDLGSHNGTYVNGMPIAKGGSALLGPNDIVGVGHSTFRLVGDRLEEFVDTGEVSFSARHLTVTVDGGKQILKDVSFGVPEKSLIAVIGPSGSGKSTLLKALTGYRPANQGDVLYDNRNLYKQFAELRQRIGLVPQDDILHKELTVKKALKYAAKLRFPADTTTQERDARIDEVLRELKLDVHKEKKVTSLSGGQRKRVSVALELLTKPSLIFLDEPTSGLDPGMDRDVMQLLRGLADDGRTVLVVTHSVAELAICDKLLVMAPGGSVAYFGPPEEALNFFGYDTWADVFSAFENYRDYDWAGRWKGSQHYQMYAADIDAVAPQSVHMPSPQAMRPPKPQGWLSQLSTLVRRYVSVIVSDKGFLALTVILPAVLGAVSLLIEPDKTLLVNKQLGPNGLPIPNSTAATVLLILAVGACFAGAANSVRELIKERVIYERERATGLSRSAYLMSKVIVLGVITMLQGALVGAIGFMSRTIPDEGLILGGAVAIELSLPIMALGFTSMMFGLVISSLVKTAEKTMPLLVMFAIIQVVFTGCLFPLAGALGVNEFSYLMPSRWAVGAAGTTLDFNKINPHNSTDSDPLWDHDALTWALDMTALFALAAVCGFLVARFLRRHEPEVMRK is encoded by the coding sequence GTGGGGCATGGAGTGCCGGAACTCGTACTGGAATTGAACGGACGGACCTGGACGCTCGACGCGTCCAGGCCATACACCCTCGGGCGTGATCCGCAGGGGGACGTGGTGCTCGACGACGCCAGGGTGTCCTGGCGTCACGCCACGATCAGCTGGGGCGGCCGCAGTTGGGTCATAGAGGACCACGGCAGCACCAACGGCACATTCGTGCAGGGGCAGCGGATCCATCAGATGGAGATCGGCCCCGGCTCGGCCGTGCACCTCGGCAACGCGACCGACGGACCACGCCTGAGCCTGTCGGGCGCCGCGGCCGCCGCACCGCAGGCGCAGCAGCAGCCGTACGCGGCGCAGGGCGCACCGGCGGCCGGCTGGGCCCAGCAGGCGCCGCCGCCGCAGCAGCCCGCGCCGGAGCAGGGCTGGCAGCAGCCCCAGCAGGGCGGGCACATCCCGCAGCAGCAGGGACCCGGTGGGGGCGCGGGGGCGCCGCCGGTCTACGGCGACCGCAGCCCGACCACGTTCCACCAGATGTCCCTCGGCCGTGTGATGCGCATCGGCCGTGCGCTGGAGAACGAACTGGTCGTGTCCGACCTGCAGGTCTCACGCCACCACGCCGAGTTCCACGCGACGCCCGACGGGCGTTACGAGATCCGCGACCTCGGCTCGCACAACGGCACGTACGTCAACGGTATGCCGATCGCCAAGGGCGGCTCCGCGCTGCTCGGCCCGAACGACATCGTCGGCGTCGGCCACTCGACGTTCCGCCTGGTGGGCGACCGCCTCGAGGAGTTCGTCGACACCGGTGAGGTCTCCTTCTCGGCCCGCCACCTGACCGTCACGGTCGACGGCGGCAAGCAGATCCTCAAGGACGTCTCCTTCGGCGTACCGGAGAAGTCGCTCATCGCGGTCATCGGCCCCTCCGGTTCCGGCAAGTCGACGCTCCTGAAGGCGCTCACGGGCTACCGCCCCGCCAACCAGGGCGACGTCCTCTACGACAACCGGAACCTCTACAAGCAGTTCGCCGAGCTGCGTCAGCGCATCGGTCTGGTCCCGCAGGACGACATCCTGCACAAGGAACTGACCGTCAAGAAGGCCCTCAAGTACGCGGCCAAGCTGCGCTTCCCCGCGGACACCACGACGCAGGAGCGCGACGCCCGGATCGACGAGGTGCTGCGCGAGCTGAAGCTCGACGTCCACAAGGAGAAGAAGGTCACCTCCCTCTCCGGTGGCCAGCGCAAGCGCGTCTCGGTGGCCCTGGAGCTGCTCACCAAGCCGTCGCTGATCTTCCTGGACGAGCCGACCTCCGGTCTCGACCCGGGCATGGACCGCGATGTCATGCAGCTGCTGCGCGGCCTCGCCGACGACGGCCGTACGGTCCTCGTCGTCACGCACTCCGTGGCCGAGCTGGCCATCTGCGACAAGCTTCTGGTCATGGCGCCCGGCGGCTCGGTGGCCTATTTCGGTCCGCCCGAGGAGGCACTGAACTTCTTCGGCTACGACACCTGGGCCGATGTCTTCTCCGCCTTCGAGAACTACCGCGACTACGACTGGGCGGGCCGCTGGAAGGGCTCGCAGCACTACCAGATGTACGCCGCGGACATCGACGCCGTCGCCCCGCAGTCCGTACACATGCCGTCGCCGCAGGCGATGCGGCCGCCGAAGCCGCAGGGCTGGCTCTCCCAGCTGAGCACGCTGGTCCGGCGGTACGTCTCGGTCATCGTGTCCGACAAGGGTTTCCTGGCCCTGACGGTGATCCTGCCGGCGGTCCTCGGCGCGGTCAGCCTGCTCATCGAGCCGGACAAGACGCTGCTGGTCAACAAGCAGCTGGGTCCGAACGGCCTGCCGATCCCGAACAGCACGGCCGCCACGGTGCTGCTGATCCTCGCCGTCGGCGCCTGTTTCGCGGGCGCCGCCAACTCGGTCCGTGAGCTGATCAAGGAACGGGTCATCTACGAGCGGGAGCGCGCGACCGGCCTGTCGCGCTCGGCGTATCTGATGTCCAAGGTGATCGTCCTGGGCGTCATCACGATGCTCCAGGGCGCACTGGTCGGCGCGATCGGCTTCATGAGCCGCACGATCCCCGACGAGGGCCTCATCCTCGGAGGCGCGGTCGCGATCGAGCTCTCCCTGCCGATCATGGCGCTGGGCTTCACCTCGATGATGTTCGGCCTGGTCATCTCCTCGCTGGTGAAGACCGCCGAGAAGACCATGCCCCTGTTGGTGATGTTCGCGATCATCCAGGTCGTCTTCACCGGCTGCCTGTTCCCCCTCGCCGGCGCCCTCGGCGTCAACGAGTTCTCGTACCTGATGCCGTCGCGCTGGGCCGTCGGCGCCGCCGGTACCACGCTCGACTTCAACAAGATCAACCCGCACAACTCGACCGACTCGGATCCGCTCTGGGACCACGACGCCCTGACGTGGGCCCTGGACATGACCGCCCTGTTCGCCCTGGCCGCCGTCTGCGGCTTCCTCGTGGCCCGCTTCCTGCGCCGCCACGAGCCGGAGGTCATGCGGAAGTAG
- a CDS encoding transglycosylase SLT domain-containing protein yields MPKQLRTPGHSPALTKTHKLSFAGVATLGAAALAFSLVPAETQASADSVAAAPASVSSQQLKVATVGLSGQLADAQAAAAKKKAADAAAAKKAADAAAKKKAEDARKAKEAASRSAKRAAVKPAAAKTYANNLDGWIRQSLDIMKKHGIPGTYDGLHRNIIRESAGDPNAINNWDINAINGVPSIGLLQVIKPTFDAYHVAGTVKSQYNPVANITAAANYAADRYGSIDNVNGAY; encoded by the coding sequence ATGCCCAAGCAGCTCCGCACTCCTGGTCATAGTCCCGCGCTGACCAAGACCCACAAGCTCTCGTTCGCCGGTGTCGCCACGCTCGGCGCCGCGGCCCTCGCGTTCTCCCTCGTACCGGCCGAGACCCAGGCAAGCGCCGACTCGGTCGCCGCCGCTCCGGCCTCCGTCTCCTCCCAGCAGCTCAAGGTCGCGACCGTCGGCCTCAGTGGCCAGCTGGCCGACGCCCAGGCCGCGGCCGCGAAGAAGAAGGCCGCCGACGCGGCCGCCGCAAAGAAGGCAGCCGACGCCGCCGCGAAGAAGAAGGCCGAGGACGCCCGCAAGGCGAAGGAGGCCGCGAGCCGGTCCGCCAAGCGTGCCGCGGTCAAGCCGGCCGCCGCCAAGACCTACGCGAACAACCTCGACGGCTGGATCCGCCAGTCGCTGGACATCATGAAGAAGCACGGCATACCGGGTACGTACGACGGTCTGCACCGCAACATCATCCGCGAGTCCGCGGGCGACCCGAACGCGATCAACAACTGGGACATCAACGCCATCAACGGTGTCCCGTCGATCGGTCTGCTGCAGGTCATCAAGCCCACCTTCGACGCCTACCACGTCGCCGGCACGGTCAAGAGCCAGTACAACCCGGTCGCCAACATCACCGCCGCCGCCAACTACGCGGCCGACCGGTACGGCTCGATCGACAACGTCAACGGCGCGTACTGA
- a CDS encoding S-adenosylmethionine:tRNA ribosyltransferase-isomerase — MTTAMGRPPSGRGRTGWRVPEELSARVPAEQRGPGLDRDAVRLLVSRGAQVSHHAFVDLPGRLRAGDLLVVNTSATLAAAVDGKVGHARVVVHFSTHGDDGRWAVELREPDGRGTTRARAGGPAGAEVRLPGGVRIVLEEPLTGRSARLWWGRASDPDVLGLLRRHGRPVRYSYTERDQPLSAYQTVFALPSADGSGSAEMPSAARPFTTRLVAELVSRGVQFAPVTLHTGVASAEAHEPPYPERFAVPEASARLINAAKAGDGRVIGIGTTAVRAVESAAGTDGVVRAAEGWTGLVVTPERGVRVVDGLLTGLHEPEASHLLMLEAIAGGVAVDRGYDEALRGRYLWHEFGDVHLILPEEDPHTEHCSSNCW; from the coding sequence ATGACGACCGCCATGGGGAGGCCTCCGTCCGGTCGCGGCAGGACGGGGTGGAGGGTGCCGGAGGAGCTGTCGGCCCGCGTGCCGGCCGAGCAGCGGGGGCCGGGGCTCGACCGCGACGCGGTGCGGCTGCTCGTCTCCCGCGGGGCCCAGGTGTCGCATCACGCGTTCGTGGATCTGCCGGGGCGTCTGCGGGCCGGGGACCTCCTCGTCGTGAACACGTCCGCGACGCTGGCGGCGGCGGTGGACGGAAAGGTCGGGCACGCGCGCGTGGTGGTGCATTTCTCCACCCACGGCGACGACGGGCGCTGGGCCGTGGAGCTGCGGGAGCCCGATGGGAGGGGCACCACGCGCGCGCGGGCGGGCGGGCCCGCCGGGGCGGAGGTACGGCTCCCCGGGGGCGTTCGGATCGTGCTGGAGGAGCCCCTCACCGGGCGGAGCGCACGGCTGTGGTGGGGGCGGGCCTCGGATCCCGACGTCCTGGGGCTTCTGCGGCGGCACGGGAGGCCCGTCCGGTACTCCTACACGGAGAGGGACCAGCCGCTGTCCGCGTACCAGACGGTGTTCGCGCTGCCGTCCGCGGACGGGTCGGGGAGCGCGGAGATGCCGAGCGCGGCGCGGCCCTTCACCACGCGGCTGGTGGCGGAGCTGGTGAGCCGTGGTGTGCAGTTCGCGCCCGTCACCCTGCACACGGGGGTCGCCTCGGCCGAGGCGCACGAACCGCCGTACCCGGAGCGTTTCGCGGTGCCGGAGGCCTCGGCGCGGCTGATCAACGCGGCTAAGGCCGGCGACGGCCGGGTCATCGGGATCGGCACCACGGCCGTGCGCGCCGTGGAGTCGGCGGCCGGCACCGACGGGGTGGTGCGGGCGGCGGAGGGCTGGACCGGCCTCGTGGTGACCCCGGAGCGCGGGGTGCGGGTCGTCGACGGGCTGCTCACCGGGCTGCACGAGCCCGAGGCCTCCCATCTGCTGATGCTGGAGGCGATCGCCGGCGGGGTGGCTGTCGACCGCGGGTACGACGAGGCGCTGCGGGGGCGCTACCTGTGGCACGAGTTCGGCGACGTGCACCTCATCCTCCCGGAGGAGGACCCTCACACAGAGCATTGCTCCAGCAACTGCTGGTGA
- a CDS encoding SDR family NAD(P)-dependent oxidoreductase, whose amino-acid sequence MPVAIITGASKGLGRALAEALAERGWDLVLDARTGPPLRETAAALGAYGTRVRALPGDVTDGAHRAGLVAAARELGGVDLLVNNASALGAEPLVRLEALALEGLRRALEVNVVAALGLVQEALPLLRESPAGTVIDVSSDAAAEAYETWGGYGASKAALDHLSAVLGAEEPGLRVWAVDPGDMATDLYAAAVPDDDDPRPGPASVVPAFLRLLDRRPESGRYAAPALLEVTR is encoded by the coding sequence ATGCCGGTAGCGATCATCACAGGGGCTTCGAAGGGGCTGGGGCGCGCGCTCGCCGAGGCCCTGGCGGAGCGCGGCTGGGATCTGGTGCTCGACGCCAGAACGGGCCCGCCCCTTCGGGAGACGGCCGCGGCCCTCGGCGCGTACGGGACACGGGTGCGGGCGCTGCCCGGGGACGTCACGGACGGTGCGCACCGTGCCGGTCTGGTGGCGGCGGCGCGGGAGCTCGGCGGCGTCGATCTCCTGGTGAACAACGCGAGCGCGCTGGGCGCCGAACCGCTCGTACGGCTCGAAGCGCTGGCGCTGGAGGGGCTGCGGCGCGCTCTGGAGGTCAACGTGGTCGCGGCGCTCGGGCTGGTCCAGGAGGCGCTGCCGCTGTTGCGCGAGTCGCCGGCGGGCACGGTGATCGACGTCAGTTCGGACGCCGCCGCCGAGGCGTACGAGACCTGGGGCGGCTACGGGGCCTCGAAGGCGGCGCTCGACCATCTCTCCGCGGTGCTCGGGGCGGAGGAGCCCGGGCTGCGGGTCTGGGCGGTCGATCCGGGTGACATGGCCACGGACCTGTACGCGGCGGCCGTACCCGACGACGACGATCCGCGGCCCGGTCCGGCGAGTGTCGTCCCGGCCTTTCTGCGCCTGCTCGACCGGCGTCCGGAAAGTGGCAGGTACGCGGCGCCGGCCCTCCTGGAGGTGACCCGATGA